A single genomic interval of Cucumis sativus cultivar 9930 chromosome 5, Cucumber_9930_V3, whole genome shotgun sequence harbors:
- the LOC101212746 gene encoding protein PIN-LIKES 2 produces the protein MDDYFSVVVDRNEVGSSTGDLLTAIVPLMKLLSLTAIGLLLSHPKIQMIPRATLRLISKLVFALFLPCLIFTHLGENITLENIAKWWFVPVNVLISTGIGCLLGFLVVIICRPPPQLVRFTIISTAFGNTGNLPLAIVSSVCHTDDNPFGKNCHSKGVSYVSFCQWVSVIIAYTLVYHMMEPPLEFYEIVEEGTEIEELVESDDNDVSKPLLMEAEWPGIEEKETEHCKVPFIARVFNSISNVSQSTFPDLDHRDSSTSAYPESITCLAEPRVVRKIRIVAEQTPIQHILQPPTIASLLAIIVGLVPQIKAVLFGADAPLLFISNSFEIFAGAMVPFVMLILGGMLAEGPNESSTLGLRTTIGICVARLLVLPVLGIGIVVAADKLNFLVHGDPMYKFVLLLQYTTPTAILLGALASLRGYAVKEASALLFWEHIFALLSLSLYVFVYFKAVI, from the coding sequence ATGGATGATTATTTTAGTGTCGTAGTAGATCGAAATGAGGTGGGGTCGAGTACTGGAGATCTTCTTACCGCGATTGTGCCACTAATGAAGCTTCTCTCCCTCACAGCAATAGGTTTATTACTTTCCCACCCAAAAATCCAAATGATCCCAAGAGCAACCCTAAGGCTCATAAGCAAACTTGTTTTTGCCCTGTTCTTGCCCTGTTTAATCTTCACCCATCTGGGTGAGAACATTACGCTTGAGAATATTGCTAAATGGTGGTTTGTCCCTGTAAATGTTTTGATTAGTACTGGAATTGGATGTCTTCTTGGGTTCTTAGTGGTGATTATATGTCGCCCCCCTCCTCAGTTGGTTCGATTTACCATCATCTCGACTGCGTTCGGTAACACCGGGAATCTTCCTCTTGCCATTGTTAGTTCTGTCTGTCATACTGATGATAACCCCTTTGGAAAAAACTGTCACTCGAAAGGGGTTTCTTATGTTTCCTTTTGCCAATGGGTTTCTGTTATTATTGCTTATACTCTTGTATATCATATGATGGAGCCTCCATTGGAATTTTATGAGATTGTTGAAGAAGGCACTGAGATTGAAGAATTGGTTGAAAGTGATGATAATGATGTAAGTAAGCCACTCCTGATGGAAGCTGAATGGCCCGGGAttgaggaaaaagaaactgaGCATTGTAAGGTGCCCTTCATTGCTAGAGTTTTCAATAGCATTTCAAACGTATCTCAATCTACATTTCCTGATCTTGATCACAGAGATAGTAGTACTTCTGCATACCCCGAATCAATCACGTGTTTAGCTGAACCTAGAGTTGTGAGGAAAATAAGAATTGTGGCTGAACAAACTCCTATACAGCACATTCTGCAGCCCCCAACCATTGCTTCTTTGTTAGCCATCATTGTTGGATTAGTACCTCAAATCAAAGCAGTCCTCTTTGGCGCCGATGCTCCGCTGTTATTCATAtcaaatagttttgaaatttttgctGGTGCAATGGTGCCTTTTGTAATGCTAATCTTGGGCGGTATGCTTGCTGAGGGGCCTAATGAGTCATCTACACTTGGCCTACGTACTACAATCGGCATATGTGTTGCAAGACTCTTGGTCCTACCTGTACTGGGAATTGGGATTGTTGTAGCTGCCGATAAGCTGAACTTTCTAGTTCATGGTGATCCAATGTACAAATTTGTGCTTCTATTGCAATACACAACACCAACTGCCATTTTGTTAGGAGCACTTGCCAGCTTGAGGGGATATGCAGTGAAGGAGGCCTCAGCTCTACTGTTCTGGGAACATATTTTTGCcctcctctccctctctctttatgtttttgtgtATTTTAAGGCTGTGATATAA
- the LOC101212988 gene encoding probable ribose-5-phosphate isomerase 1, whose protein sequence is MAIPYFPKFMGSDNSSIPLLPPSSLPLSPPIFTQDDFKKAAAYKAVEFVHSGMVLGLGTGSTAKHAVDRIAELLRLGKLKDIVGIPTSKKTHDQAVSLGIPLSDLDSHPVIDLAIDGADEVDPHLNLVKGRGGSLLREKMVECVCKKFIVIVDESKLVEFIGASGLAMPVEVVPYCWKFTAFRLQNLFEDSGCIAKLRTVGGEDGEEPYVTDNENYIVDLYFKKDIGDLKVASDRILRLAGVVEHGMFLDMATTVIIAGESGMTIKNKEIEQ, encoded by the coding sequence ATGGCTATTCCTTATTTCCCCAAATTTATGGGGTCTGATAATTCCTCCATCCCTCTTCTCCCTCCTTCTtccctccctctctctccCCCCATTTTCACACAAGACGATTTCAAGAAGGCCGCCGCTTACAAGGCTGTCGAATTCGTTCACTCCGGTATGGTTCTCGGTCTCGGAACCGGCTCCACTGCCAAACACGCCGTCGACCGTATCGCTGAACTTCTCCGTCTAGGCAAGCTTAAGGACATCGTTGGAATACCCACTTCCAAAAAAACCCACGACCAAGCCGTTTCGTTGGGTATCCCTTTGTCCGATCTTGATTCGCACCCTGTCATCGATCTCGCTATCGATGGCGCCGATGAGGTCGATCCTCATCTCAATTTAGTGAAGGGTAGAGGCGGTTCTCTTCTCCGTGAGAAGATGGTTGAATGTGTTTGTAAAAAGTTCATTGTCATTGTTGATGAATCTAAGCTTGTGGAGTTCATTGGCGCTAGTGGCCTTGCTATGCCTGTTGAGGTTGTGCCCTATTGCTGGAAATTCACTGCCTTTCGTCTTCAGAACCTTTTCGAAGACTCCGGTTGCATCGCGAAGCTTCGGACAGTAGGTGGAGAAGATGGGGAGGAGCCTTATGTCACGGATAATGAGAATTACATAGTGGATTTGTATTTCAAGAAAGATATTGGCGATTTGAAGGTCGCCAGTGATAGAATCTTACGGCTAGCCGGAGTTGTTGAACACGGTATGTTTCTTGATATGGCTACGACAGTTATTATTGCAGGAGAGTCAGGGATGACAATAAAGAATAAGGAAATAGAGCAATAA
- the LOC101215395 gene encoding uncharacterized protein LOC101215395, whose amino-acid sequence MESINSLSFSTPSLFSPAAHPHVRRKPLPAVTVRASREQAADSNNNNKNNNNNYYAGGKVVDESMIVLRKRIHEIKMAEQRQEPPADWLDWEKRWYSDYDSHICEALGYLQSHLMNTRPSVALGMLLLIIISVPLSSALLLHRFLHIAVALLAGFSPAS is encoded by the coding sequence ATGGAATCCATTAATTCCCTCTCCTTCTCAACCCCCTCCCTCTTCTCCCCCGCCGCCCACCCCCACGTTCGCCGGAAACCACTTCCCGCCGTTACCGTAAGAGCGTCGCGAGAACAAGCAGCTGACagcaacaataacaataaaaacaacaacaacaattacTACGCAGGTGGGAAAGTAGTCGACGAGAGTATGATCGTGCTCCGGAAACGGATTCATGAGATCAAGATGGCGGAGCAGAGGCAAGAACCGCCGGCGGATTGGCTGGATTGGGAGAAACGGTGGTATTCCGATTACGATTCCCATATCTGTGAAGCTTTAGGGTATCTTCAATCTCATTTGATGAATACTCGGCCTAGTGTGGCTTTGGGAATGCTTCTGCTTATTATTATCAGCGTTCCGCTCTCCTctgctcttcttcttcaccgaTTCCTCCACATCGCCGTCGCTCTTCTCGCCGGTTTCTCTCCAGCGTCTTGA